In Candidatus Latescibacter sp., the genomic window TAATATGGTAAAGAGAAGAAACAACTTCCGAGGCGCCCAGGATGGCGTCTCTCCCCCTCTGCGGCGTGGCGGCGTGGGCCTGACGGCCTATGATGACGATCTGGAACGCCTCCGCTCCGGCCATGGCCGATCCCGTCGCCACTCCCACCTGTCCGGCATTCAGGTCCGGCCAGCAGTGGAGCGACATGATAGCGTCCATGGGAGGATTCTCGAGCACTCCGTCTGCGATCATGGACAGCGCCCCGCATTTCTCGCCGCAGGGATTTTCCTCCGATGGCTGGAATATAAATTTTACCGCGCCGCCGAAACGGTCTTTCATTTTTGCCAGCACCCGCGCAATACCTATGACCACGGTGGTGTGGACATCGTGACCGCAGGCATGCATGCTGCCGTCATTCTTCGAGCGGTAGGGCGCAGTGCTATTTTCCAGGATGGGAAGAGCATCCATATCGCAGCGAATCCCGATAACCTTCCCCGCTCCGAGTCCCCCTTTTAAAAGTCCCACCACTCCGGTCTTGCCGACTCCTGTGCGATGTTCAATTCCGGTTTTTTCCAATATATTCGCAACCACCTGCGCGGTGCGAATCTCCTGATAACGCTGTTCGGGATGCGCATGGATATCACGCCGGATGGCGATGAGGTCTTCCCGCATATCTTCAGCCTGCTTCCTAACATACCGAAAGTCCTCAAGCAGGCGGTCATTGAAATGAATGTTCATGGCTCATTCCCCGTGTATTTGTGTTATTGTTCCGGTGATTACATATACGAACCAATTGGTATAGATGCCGAAACGGTTTCATCGTTCCCGCGAAGCGGCAACAAGTTCGGCATGACACGTGTCATCCTGAACTCGTTTCAGGATCTAACGGCGCATATATCCCTCACAGCCTGAAGAAACATGCGCACCTCCTCCAGGGTGTTGTAATGCACGAGGCTGGCACGGAGCGGCATGTCATACCCGAAGAAATCCTCCGACATCGACCAGTATTTCATGGAGCGCATAGCCATCTTATAATCTTCCACCAGACGTTTTTCCACATCCCTGCCCGCCATACCCTCGACGCTGAAAGCAAAGGTGGGGTCGCGCTCATCCAGGCGGTTCGGATCGCTCAGGCCGTGGAACTTCACCCGGGGGATTTCCACTAGACCCGGAAGGCCGTCAATGCCGGTCAGCATGGCCCGGGAAATCTCCTTTTCATAGAGATCGATGGCATCCATGGCGATCTTCAGAGACCGCGCACGGCCCCGGTAGGAAGTATAGCGTTCTTTATAACGGTCTTTTACGCGATCGCCCAGCCATGCCAGGTATCCGATGGTGGCGTCCACCGCCGCGTATTTGGCCTGATCGGGCGAGCCCCAGTGCCATTTGGCATGAAGAGTGCCGTGATCCTTCCCGGCACTGTAGGGGCGCATGGATTCAAGGTGCTCTTTTTTCCCGTACATGAAACTTATATACTTGGGAGTGAAGAACTTATAGGCGGATATCACCATGAAATCACAGCCTATTTCCTGCACATCCAAAGGGCCGTGCGCCGCATGGTGAACTGCATCAATCACGTAGTAGGCCCCTGCCCTGCGGGCGATTTTGCCGATCTCGACCAGCGGGCTCTTGGAACCCAGGAGATTGGAAGCCGCAGAAACCGTGATCACTTTTGTATTCACATCGACCAGACTCTCCAGGTGATCCACATCGAGCGTCCCGTCCGGACGAAGATGGGCAAAGCGGAGTTCGCCCGCCGCTCCCCGGCGGACCAGCTCACGCCAGGGATCCACATTGGAGAGATGTTCATAGTAAGTTGTCACGATATTATGACGTTTATCGAGCTGATTCCCGAGAGCATAGCTGAGTTGGAAAAAAAGCGCGGTGGCGCTCTGCGCGGAAAGAATATTTTCGGCGGACTCCGCGTTCAAGAGGTCGGCGACTGCCTGAAGCCCATTTTGCATGAATTTCCCCGCTTCACGGCACTCACGGAAACTGTCGCCGGGATTGGCGCTGTGTTCAAGGGAAGCGATATACTGAGCCTCGGCAGAACGTTTCAATACCAGGGTGCCGGTGCCGTTATCAAGAAAAACCCGCCGGCTGCCCCAGGTATCGGTTCTGGCCCGGGGAAATTCATTCTCAATGTCTTTCAACAGATTATTGTCAAAAATCATGGAACACAATCTCCTTATCAAATCATGTTGTTCTTGTCAAAAGATAGATGCAAAAGACCTATTTATGCAGTTCAAAAGCAAGTAATCCATTGAGCATGACATAATAGCATATAGATGCCGAAACAAGTTCGGCATGACATAGTCACCCTGAACTTGTTGCCGCTACGCGGGAACGATAAAACCGTTTCAGGGTCTATGAAATAAATGAAACGACTTGTTATAAGATGCTCTCTAATCTAAGGCGCAGCACGCTCTCTGTCAAGCAAGGTATTTCTTCGGGATCTCCAGACCTGCCGTGTAAGAAAAGGTAGGCAGATCCACCATCTGGTAGACATTGATCCGCGTATCCGGGCAGGCAGTGAGGAGAATGTATGCCTCACGCTCCTCGAAACCATAATCATGAATTACCCATTCCATCAGGTTGGTAAACGCATCACGCACCGCATACTCAAGGGGTTTTCCGGTTGCTACACCGACCAGGGCGTCCGGCTTTTCTATCCGCACATGGGGTATCCTCTTTCCCTTTATCACCTCGCAGGAGAGGGTAATTTCTGCGCGGGTTTCGTTTGCCGTGCCGGAAAGCTCGCCATCTCCCTGGCAGGCATGCACATCCCCTGCAAAGAGGAGCCCTCCTTCCGTATAGCTGTTAAAATATATCTTCGATCCTTCGCAAAAATCACGGATATCGAGATTTCCGCCCCAGGGACCCTGAATATAGACCGAAGAAAAAACTTCCCGCTCCGGCGCGAGGCAGAGGGTCCCGATGAATGGCGCCAGATGCCACCGTATCCGCTCATTGAACACACAATTTCCATCCGAGAGCGTTCCCGAAGGTCCCGGAACGTGTTTGAAAATGTGGGTATAGAATTCGGTGGTCTTACGGTATTTGAGAGAATCGCCGAGGAGCCCGTCGCCGGGCTGAAGAATGGTATATCCCTGGGCGTCCGGAACGATTTTCTCCACCGCGACCACGACCACATCTCCTTTTTCGGCGCCCTCGATAAAAACCGGTCCGGCGACCGGGTTCAAAAGCGGCGGATTGAACCGGTGAGTGGGGCGGTTCTGAGGATAAGGCTGGAAGGTTTCCTCGCGGATGTATCCGGAGGCGGCATCTTCCGTTTCAAGGATAAACCGCTCGCCGGGCTTGACCGTGATGACCGGGGCAAGACGGTGATCTATTTCGTAAACCAGGTTTGCCGGTGAGCGTTCTATGCGTTTCATGAAAGTCTCCTCTATTTCACCTCGATGTTGCTATGTTTTTCAATAGATGCCGAAACAAGTTCGGCATGACACGTGTCATCCTCAACTCGTTGCCGTTTCTCGGGAACGATAAAACCGTTTCAGGATCTAAACACTCAAAACATGCGCAATTATTTTTTGTCGTCATGTATTGAACAAGTTCGGCATGACTCGTCACCCTGAACTCGTTTCAGGGTCTAATCGATAAAAAAACCAGTTTTTACAAAAGATTTCAAGACAAGTATAATCTTCAACTCTGTAATCTCTTCTCACGGTATTTTCACCGCATTATTCCGCATCGTTATCTCCTTTACCCCAGTATCGATCTGCACCGTACAACCGCGGGGGTTCACCACGGCGGGGAGTTTGAGCAGGACATCCGCTGTTTTGGGCAGCAGGTCGTGTGGCGCTTTGAGCGCCGGAATACTGCCCCTGGCCAGTATTTTCCCGCCGCTGTCCCGGAGCAGGAGAGTCCCGGAGGGAGCGTCCACGGAGCCGAGGCTGTGCACGGTCACCGCTATGGTGTTTCCCTGCACGCGGATGTCATCCTTCCCGATGGCCAGGTCGGGACGGCTCCAATAGGGTTTGCTCTTATTCAGGAGCTTGAGCGTAATGATCGTGGTCTTTTTCGGGGCGAACGTGAACCCGATCTCCCCGGTGCGCTCGAATTCGACTGTACGCTTTCCAATGACCGACTCCGGTGTGTCGTCGCCGTTTGAGTCGATGCCCTCGGACACCTCCCATATGCCGGGGTCCACATCCCAGCCGATGAGGGATGCCTGCACCGGCGCACTCTCCAGATTATACACGATGATGGTCATGCCGTCCGGTCTGGCGTCGGGAATGAGGATGGCCGCGCTCTCGCCGGTGGCGGGCGCAGTGAACCGCCAGCTCACCGTATGGCCTGGGTAGAGGGTATTGCGGACGAGAGCCACTCCTCCCAGGCGCGCTCGCTGGAGTTCAGTGTTGGCCAGGGTCACCCGGTCCACCCACCAGTGGTGTTCGGTCATCATGGGCATCCGCTGGGCACCGCTCTGTATCTGGGAGGCATACATATTTTCGAGAAACCGTTTGTCGCCGGTCACCTGCCAGGCGATGTGGCGGTACAGATCGTTTCCGGCGGCGGGAGTTACCTGCGAGGCGATGGTCTTGCCCCAGGTATCCCGCTTCCCGATAATATCCATAAGGTTTGCGTTCAGGCTCCCCAAGGCGCCGGGGCCGCTGTCGAGAACAGGCTGTAGGTATTTCGGGTCGCCGGTCCACCGCCAGAGCGCCCAGAAATAACTGATTGCCGGGCCGATTCCCGAAGGCCGTTCCGCGTCGGTCCTGTAATTGATGGTGGCCGAAAGCGAATAATTGCCGTTGGCGTCCTTCCTTCGGTGTGCCAAAAGACCGTCGAACAGCTCGGAAACCAGCTTCTTAGTCTTTGGGTTTCCGTTAAACTCCACCAGGGACAGGGCAGGATGAAAGATCAGATAGGAGTATGGATACGACCATGACCACACTCCCTCTTCAGACATCTTTGTGGCGCTGAAGAAGCTCGATCGTATATGGC contains:
- a CDS encoding acetamidase/formamidase family protein, coding for MKRIERSPANLVYEIDHRLAPVITVKPGERFILETEDAASGYIREETFQPYPQNRPTHRFNPPLLNPVAGPVFIEGAEKGDVVVVAVEKIVPDAQGYTILQPGDGLLGDSLKYRKTTEFYTHIFKHVPGPSGTLSDGNCVFNERIRWHLAPFIGTLCLAPEREVFSSVYIQGPWGGNLDIRDFCEGSKIYFNSYTEGGLLFAGDVHACQGDGELSGTANETRAEITLSCEVIKGKRIPHVRIEKPDALVGVATGKPLEYAVRDAFTNLMEWVIHDYGFEEREAYILLTACPDTRINVYQMVDLPTFSYTAGLEIPKKYLA
- a CDS encoding aminotransferase class V-fold PLP-dependent enzyme, with amino-acid sequence MIFDNNLLKDIENEFPRARTDTWGSRRVFLDNGTGTLVLKRSAEAQYIASLEHSANPGDSFRECREAGKFMQNGLQAVADLLNAESAENILSAQSATALFFQLSYALGNQLDKRHNIVTTYYEHLSNVDPWRELVRRGAAGELRFAHLRPDGTLDVDHLESLVDVNTKVITVSAASNLLGSKSPLVEIGKIARRAGAYYVIDAVHHAAHGPLDVQEIGCDFMVISAYKFFTPKYISFMYGKKEHLESMRPYSAGKDHGTLHAKWHWGSPDQAKYAAVDATIGYLAWLGDRVKDRYKERYTSYRGRARSLKIAMDAIDLYEKEISRAMLTGIDGLPGLVEIPRVKFHGLSDPNRLDERDPTFAFSVEGMAGRDVEKRLVEDYKMAMRSMKYWSMSEDFFGYDMPLRASLVHYNTLEEVRMFLQAVRDICAVRS
- a CDS encoding M20 family metallopeptidase, which codes for MNIHFNDRLLEDFRYVRKQAEDMREDLIAIRRDIHAHPEQRYQEIRTAQVVANILEKTGIEHRTGVGKTGVVGLLKGGLGAGKVIGIRCDMDALPILENSTAPYRSKNDGSMHACGHDVHTTVVIGIARVLAKMKDRFGGAVKFIFQPSEENPCGEKCGALSMIADGVLENPPMDAIMSLHCWPDLNAGQVGVATGSAMAGAEAFQIVIIGRQAHAATPQRGRDAILGASEVVSSLYHIIPRRTDPSEPIALNVAFIEGGSKLGTVPGRVTMQGSVRALSKEILAYMMDCIKDTVEGVSRILDLKNEVFLDDLYPPVINDAHLDDLVTAAAADLLGRENVIYQAKCPMTAEDFSHFSDRMPAYYLKLGVANDEKGIRFPLHNDSFDVDERCIETGVSVLAAAALAFLNEK